The following are from one region of the Lytechinus variegatus isolate NC3 chromosome 4, Lvar_3.0, whole genome shotgun sequence genome:
- the LOC121412810 gene encoding DNA ligase 1-like has product MSNEITVYITSYTSTYQLMKQIQKVMMVLDSRRKMLDYDIKYVDIAMFPAGREKMREMCGDPKALPPRIANGDEYCGGFEAFEAAVELEYLKKFLKLPGWAEDEKKKEEKEKEEEKKDKEKEEDEEEEGEKIEGDEEKKEKKEGEEGEEEESKQEKEDKEKDEKEETGDKEKEEGKEEEKKDKGKPKLKAKVDSDKKDKAPDKEKDKEKDKEKDKDSKKEEKEKEKKDKEEEKKDEKKEEVKLIKKPKLKTKVDVDKEDDKKEDKSKKEKDTKEKKEEKKDDKKKEGMEEDKSKKEKDKEEKEEKKKEETVVKRPKPKAKVDVDEKDDKEGKDKKEEEKEEKEEKANVIKRPRPKAKVDVEEETEKKDENKKEEDKKEEKKEETTVRRPRLKPKVDDEKSEDKVEKKEKEDEKEKEKEETVVRRPRPKAKVDVDTEDKTEDEKKEDKKEETVVKRPRPKAKVDVETDEKKEEKKEKEKKDEKEEEKKEETVVKRPRPKAKVNVETDDDKKEEEKKEETVVRRPRPKVNVDVDDEEKKEEKKEEEKKEEKVIRRPRLKAKVDVD; this is encoded by the exons ATGTCGAACGAAATCACTGTTTACATCACATCCTATACATCTACGTATCAG TTGATGAAACAGATACAGAAAGTGATGATGGTTCTGGACAGTCGTCGAAAGATGCTCGACTACGACATCAAGTACGTTGACATCGCCATGTTTCCTGCCGGGAGAGAGAAGATGAGAGAGATGTGCGGCGACCCTAAGGCCTTACCACCACGCATTGCCAACGGAGATGAATACTGCGGG GGCTTTGAGGCGTTTGAAGCAGCCGTGGAGTTGGAATATCTCAAAAAATTCTTGAAGCTTCCAGGATGGGCTGAGgatgaaaagaagaaggaagaaaaagaaaaggaggaagaaaagaaagataaagaaaaggaagaagatgaGGAAGAGGAAGGAGAGAAGATAGAAggtgatgaagaaaagaaagagaagaaggaaggggaggagggagaagaagaagaatccAAACAGGAAAAGGAAGACAAAGAAAAGGATGAAAAGGAGGAAAcgggagataaagaaaaagaagaaggtaaagaagaagagaaaaaagacaaaGGAAAGCCTAAATTAAAAGCTAAAGTTGACTCAGATAAAAAGGACAAAGCACCGGATAAGGAGAAGGACAAGGAGAAAGATAAGGAGAAAGACAAAGattcaaagaaagaagaaaaagaaaaagagaagaaagataaagaggaagaaaagaaagatgagaaaaaagaagaagtcaaGCTTATCAAGAAACCAAAACTTAAAACAAAGGTAGATGTTGATAAAGAGGATgacaaaaaagaagataaatcaaagaaggaaaaggacacgaaggagaaaaaagaggaaaagaaggatGACAAGAAGAAAGAGGGCATGGAAGAAGATAAATCTAAGAAAGAAAAggacaaggaggagaaagaagaga aaaagaaagaagagacagTCGTCAAGAGACCAAAACCAAAAGCAAAGGTTGACGTCGATGAAAAAGATGATAAAGAGGGAAAAgataagaaagaagaagaaaaagaagaaaaggaagaaaaggccAATGTGATAAAAAGACCGAGACCGAAGGCAAAAGTAGATGTTGAAGAGGAGACtgaaaagaaggatgaaaataaaaaggaggaagacaagaaagaggaaaagaaggaggagaCAACTGTAAGAAGGCCAAGGTTAAAACCAAAGGTCGATGATGAAAAGTCGGAAGATAAagtggaaaagaaagaaaaagaggacgagaaagaaaaggagaaagaagaaactGTAGTGAGGAGACCTAGACCTAAAGCCAAAGTCGATGTTGATACCGAAGATAAAACAGAAGACGAGAAGAAGGAAGACAAGAAGGAAGAAACAGTTGTGAAAAGACCAAGGCCAAAAGCCAAAGTGGACGTTGAAACAGacgaaaagaaagaagagaagaaagagaaagagaagaaggatgagaaagaagaagaaaagaaagaggaaacgGTAGTGAAAAGACCGAGACCGAAAGCGAAGGTCAACGTCGAAACCGACGACgataagaaagaagaagagaagaaagaggagaccGTTGTCCGTAGACCACGACCAAAAGTGAATGTTGATGTCGACGATgaggaaaagaaggaagagaagaaggaggaagagaagaaagaagagaaagttaTTCGAAGACCCAGGCTAAAAGCTAAAGTTGATGTAGACTAG